The following are encoded together in the Phaseolus vulgaris cultivar G19833 chromosome 9, P. vulgaris v2.0, whole genome shotgun sequence genome:
- the LOC137820571 gene encoding plant intracellular Ras-group-related LRR protein 7 → MGCFMSKNADTKASRIARWRATGIVALRDSKLKTFPDEIITLDTSVRTLDLTHNRIVDIPVEINKLINVQRLILAENFIERLPVSLGKLQSLKLMNLDGNRITSLPDELDQLVRLERLSVSRNLLASLPVTIGSLRNLVLLNVSNNKLQSLPESVGSCSSLEELQANDNLIEDLPSSVCNLSHLKSLCLDNNNVKQTPLNLLKDCKALQNISLHGNPISMDQLQQMEGFQEFEARRKKKFDKQIDSNVMIGSKGLDEGVDL, encoded by the exons ATGGGTTGTTTCATGAGCAAAAACGCTGATACCAAAGCCAGCAGGATCgcacgttggcgagccactggAATTGTTGCTTTGCGCGATTCCAAATTAAAG ACATTTCCAGATGAAATTATTACGTTAGACACTTCTGTTCGCACTCTTGACTTGACGCATAATCGAAT AGTTGACATTCCAGTGGAAATCAACAAGTTAATTAATGTACAACGCTTG ATATTAGCGGAGAACTTCATCGAGAGACTACCAGTGAGTTTAGGCAAACTCCAATCTTTGAAACTGATGAACCTGGACGGAAATCGAATTACTTCCTTACCTGATGAAT TGGATCAGTTAGTAAGGCTTGAACGCTTATCTGTCTCAAGGAATTTATTAGCATCCTTGCCAGTAACTATTGGAAGTTTGAGAAAT TTGGTGCTTTTGAATGTCTCAAATAACAAGTTACAGTCTCTTCCAGAATCTGTTGGTAGTTGCTCCTCTTTGGAAGAGTTACAAGCTAATG ATAATCTTATTGAAGATCTTCCATCTTCAGTGTGCAATCTCTCTCACTTGAAGTCACTTTGCTTGGATAACAATAATGTGAAGCAG ACACCTCTGAATTTATTGAAAGACTGCAAAGCTCTTCAGAACATATCACTGCATGGTAATCCTATATCAATGGATCAATTGCAACAG ATGGAAGGGTTTCAAGAGTTTGAAGcaaggaggaaaaagaagtTTGACAAACAAATTGATTCAAATGTGATGATCGGTTCCAAAGGTCTTGATGAGGGTGTTGATTTATGA